TTCTTTATAGACAAAGTACTGTTCTTGTTTGTTGTGACATGGCTAAAAGCAAATTCACATTGCTGCACCAGATTGCGAATTCTAATCACAGTACTATGTACACTTGGTTCAACATCTTTAAAGATTAAGTTACATCTGTCTTTTCAGATGTACCAGATGATACAATAAATCTGATCACATTTAGATCAGTAGCAAATTCCATTTGATAGTCTTCATTGCTACCTGTAGAAAACCCGGTTATAACCCAATCCTGAAAAGATGCAAAGAGATAAGATATAGCAGAAATATCAATATTCAAACCATTCCAAATTTCCTTAGCATAAGGACAATCAATTAACAGATGAGCAATAGTTTCAGTATTGTGATTGCATAAAACACAGTGAGGCTCTACATCAGTTTTATATCTAGATATTATATCCCTAACAGGGACAATATCTTTGAGGCATTTCCAAACAAAGAGCTGCACTCTGTGAGAAACTTTAGTCTTCCATAGATTCTTCCAAACTTCTTTTGGAATAGGGTCATTACTAATGGTGTCATTAACCTGTCTAGCACAGAGAGTGTTATAGGCACTTTTGGCAGAAAACTTACCTTTTTAATCTGGTTTCCAAATAAGATAATCTTCTCCAGTTATAGGAACATTCATACTAATGATGGCAATAGCAGTTTCATTGTTAAAAAGAGAGTGTATTAGTTGCTCATTCCAAACTCTAGTGCTAGGGAGAAAGAGATCACACACAAGAGTAAAATTGACAATGCTAGAAAGACCCATAATAGGGACAGGCGGATTATTAATTCCAATAATCCAATTATCTAGCCAGATGTTTATTTTAGTTCCACATTGAACTATCCACGTAGAATGCTGTTGAACAATTTCAATACCAGAATAAATACCTCTCCAAACCCAAGAACTATCTTCTTTCAGTTTGTCTAAATGAAGTAAACTGCTATTTTTGCCATATTTGGCTCTAACAATCTGCATGCAAGGAGAATTATCCTCACTACAAGCTTTTCAAGCTATCTTAGTCAATAATGCAGAATTCAAGTGCTCCAAGTTTCTAAAGCCAATGCCACCTAAAGCCTTAGAAATACTAAGCTTGTTCCACCCTATAGGACAAGAACCTTTATTATTACTATGACCCCACCAAAAATGTTTTTGGATTGATTCCATCTGATCTATAACGGTTTTAGGAACTCTAAAACTACTCATTTGATAAGTTGGCATAGCATTTAAGACATGCTTAACCATAGTGGTTCTAGCAGATTGATTCATGGTCTTCCCTTTCCAAGTTTTCATTATACATCCAAAAGATTGCATGACAGGTCTAAAAGCTTTAGTTTTGTTTCTTCCTATCAAGAGAGTTATACCTAGATATTTATCTGTATCTTTCATTTCAGTCATCTTAATTTCCTTAGCTAGAAATTCTCTAGTATTGGGACTAATATTATGACTAAAGTAAATACTAGATTTATCCAGATTAAGAACTTGACCAGAAATTCTACCAAAAAAATCAGGAACTTCCATAATACCATTAATATTGTGCATGTCTACTTTTGCAAATATAAGAATATCATCAGCAAACATTAGATGGGTAATACCTGGTGCATTTCTAGCTGCTATAACTCCTGAAATAAGATGGTTAGACTCAGCATTTAGTAAGAGTCTAGACAAATATTCCatacataaaataaaaagataggGTGATAGTGGAACACCTTGCCTAACACCTCTAGAAGGAGAATTAGAATGAGTAGGAGAAACATTcaacaaaacagagatattagTAGTGGATATACATTGATCAATATAACCACAGAATttttcatcaaaaccaaattctttgaGGACCCTTAAAAGAAAATTCCATTCAATCCTATCAAAGGCCTTAGAAAGGTCAAGTTTTAAATCCATGGTTCCACTATAACCTTCTTTATGTTTCATTATATGGATCATCTCACgagaaataataatattgtcATGGATATCCCTTTCTGGTACAAATGCAGCTTGGTAGGGAGAAATCAGATGCTTGGTAGGAAGAAACTTCCTTTAAATGAGGTTTAATTCTTCAGCAATTATAGTAGAGATAACCTTATAAATAATATTGCATAAGCCTATGGGTCTAAAATCAACAGGTCTTATAACATTATCACATTTAGGAATTAAACATAGATAAGTTTTATTGAATTCAGAAGGCATGTAACCATATTCAAAAAAACATTGAACAACATCGGTAACATCTTTACCTACAATGTTCCAGTTGTAATGATAGAAACCAGGTTGAAACCCATCTGGGCCAGGAGAACTCCAAGGGGACATATGCTTGATGGTCTGAAATGTTTCTTCACTAGTTGGAATTCTAGAAAGTTGAATATTGTCCTGAGAAGTGATTATAGTAGGAATGATATCAAAAGTATTCTCACCAAAAATAGGATTTGAAGTTTTACTAACATGAGCAAAGTGGTCAACAAGAATGTTAGCAATATCCTTATTATCATTGAACCAAACACCATGAGCATCACATAAGCAATCAATATTTTTTCTAAACATCCTTTTATTTGCTAAATTGTAAAAATAATTGGTATTATGATCAATTTCATTTATAAAAGTGTCACCTGACTTTTGTTTATAAAAATCAGCTTTAATGTTGAACCATTCATCAAGTTGCTTTGTGAGAGAAACTATATTATCATACTGAGAAGAAGAAAAGTGCTCATTTTGGACAGTCTCAAGTTGATTCTGAAGATTATTGATATTCCTATCAATATCTCCAAATTCAATTTTATTCCAATGAGATAATCTCTTCCTAGTAATGTGATGCTTACTAGTGAGTTTAAAAGCAGCGGAaccagagacatcagatttccaGGCTATATTAAGTTGGTTTTTGAAAGCAAAATGTTTCATCCACATAGAAAAGAACTTAAA
This genomic stretch from Papaver somniferum cultivar HN1 chromosome 5, ASM357369v1, whole genome shotgun sequence harbors:
- the LOC113278683 gene encoding uncharacterized protein LOC113278683; the encoded protein is MQIVRAKYGKNSSLLHLDKLKEDSSWVWRGIYSGIEIVQQHSTWIVQCGTKINIWLDNWIIGINNPPVPIMGLSSIVNFTLYECSYNWRRLSYLETRLKRQVNDTISNDPIPKEVWKNLWKTKVSHRVQLFVWKCLKDIVPVRDIISRYKTDVEPHCVLCNHNTETIAHLLIDCPYAKEIWNGLNIDISAISYLFASFQDWVITGFSTGSNEDYQMEFATDLNVIRFIVSSGTSEKTDQCEFAFSHVTTNKNSTLSIKKWIPPEEGFIKINIDASYMFDTRKGSIGLITRDFAGKAVGVKGWNFEEEVEAEVGPEHFECKALVKAVEWMEDDGYNKVIFEMDCENVVNSICRDDSVVYWFNQHLILSVKNKFFSKNNWFCKTVNSLGNSVAHALARKARVDVQDFSFHLNYPLTSVG